In Anopheles gambiae chromosome 2, idAnoGambNW_F1_1, whole genome shotgun sequence, a single window of DNA contains:
- the LOC1274463 gene encoding dedicator of cytokinesis protein 2 isoform X3 produces MTVWSRVPSALLAVAKANYTALEKQHHIDLDVGDTVVIEQESYHWYYGCNSCSGATGIFPKAYVHLVENKTSRDGDLVIKRSEIVEEITTVLREWQYLYRRLYLSTHPSFKLIQSKMLELIRLRSQLLSGNLPVDEMKNIKLKATSEIDTGNKILNLDMVVRDDGGNIVDIERTSTTQLYEHHLNAVDRIKRANTSSSKNRNLDIVNRHSHNLLLSVHNFVCRLSEDTEILFTLYDGDEMRAITENYVVKWSRQGMAADLDQFNNIKVLFTDLSGNDLSRNKIYLVAYVVRIGAMDGKDTDLRRSSMANSTGSGSYKSHRNHLTTQMSNPSSPGPGGGAGGGSSTSSSGTPSIGSCHSSSASNEFHMRRPFGVATLDLQPIIKRSEDFKSDTQLKMPFIPCEKEPLETTLRKLITNKDLGEKSDAAIWISVDILFGDIKQVRDEYPHLVLGNVTFARKMGFPEVIFPGDVRNDLYLTLVSGEFSKGSKSSDKNIEVTAYVCNKHGVAIPGVISYGGGGNALNEYKSVIYYHEDRPKWGETFKIDVPIEEFKQCHLRFTFKHRSSNEAKDRSEKPFGLSYVRLMNDDGTTLQHKRHTLLVYKIDHKKYDDETQFNYLSLPSLAEELPNGSSKPSTSGFSLASKDSFIIETNLCSTKLTQNVDILGLLNWSSRKEKMEESLNALMNVRCEEVVKFLQDILDALFNILVSNDDPAKYDNLVFKCLLRLIEIVYDLKYQHFQSVLDLYINESFSATLAYEKLINVVQTHIRNAINNISKDRAMANIYTVNENDEALYRTTKYLQYIMKFIIRSRLLFANLNQDKDRELFVANLEELLESFSELIKYQNDLLKSQGALLKYLHIIASDLMQVYDPVKLSQKIVDIITNVPTGRLNQSKMTCIKDVVDSKLFKLPKCRAILLPVFCRQIKDKLESKEEVAECVNIMNNMLELLFQSEEDIGPVDSDIRDIMLILLRTVIQSSIAMDRSNPLVGNLVAIMLGIFRSMTEAHYQCYVRSFLTSYDLLDFLTEILLVFQELVSKPVFPIDWLDMIMHQNMVILGSLRHFAAIIMDQFFSPFEKQVWSNYFQCSITFLTQPALQLNLFSKTKQSVIRSTYRDIRRETVFEIRKMWFNLGEHKIMFVPRLVGPILEMSMIPEEDLRRATIPIFFDMMQCEYYSSKYAMESYGDTKRNTAHIKGNFNDFEKEIIEKLDHYIEGGYGDAEYKDLFYEIMHESCSNHATLQTYGVQCVQVLTRLMEKLLEYRCLIHDESKENRMACTVSLLQFYSDVNRKEMYIRYVDKLYELHMEFDNFTEAAYTLKLHSNELNWDETPLSLLLKSKRHYCCPTHRTLKVQLYRSMIDLFDKGKMWECAIDLCKELAQQYENEVYDYLSLSELYKKMSQFYENILRTTRYESIYYRVTFYGAGFPEFLRNKEFVYRGNEYEDAGSFNMRILSQHPRAELLTTLTPGPEIRECEGQFIQIVKVDPVSQDIRFGGKNTQTIASNIVKFYKSNNVSEFQFSRPIRESGVSGDDIAGTSYERTIMRTTDPLPGILRWFPVKSTETIMISPIEMAIETVDAKNRAIRELVLEHQNDPRIPVHSLSAIIKGVVDAAINGGLPIYEEAFLTPEYLERHPGDDRLVARLKDLIASQIPLLEVALLLHKMKTPAILLPFHDQLEKCFATIQANVEAKYGKRMTDIKIDRDAEVTLRRHISANQPQMSMDSSRLSETSIGSSDSGISKNQNSRPTTTSSGGFKNTIANLANFNTVNLASDFFEFDRISLSSFTANGSGGKLISNLSSKIGTKLRQTSLGTSPGSKAKKDKTLTKRRSSRKMDRESLSLSVSNSQFYTSPIPTASEHNSSIGQSDRDSGGGPLSLLSPTGATTTVSTATTPTNSLPVFELTEELHPKRPLRSEVEKEKRLSRPPSIATPTMGSRSLPGGGGAAPNSSTMAGGDSNSIGSGDSSSNRNSIITNGSTTSEEDSVPPPLPLKTRTDGDYSMMPSGKANADQRQSSPAAANIQQQQQQPSNASHYITFKPLMGGTTAAAGGTTTVVAVNASYDVVETRNHSVIVINSSSSTITGCSSPTPAGGYDDRKRPPTPPPKPARNSKV; encoded by the exons CAAAAGCGAACTACACGGCTCTCGAAAAGCAGCACCACATCGATCTGGACGTCGGTGACACGGTAGTGATCGAGCAGGAGTCCTACCATTGGTACTACGGCTGCAACAGCTGCTCCGGTGCAACTGGCATCTTTCCGAAGGCGTACGTCCACctggtggaaaacaaaacctcccGCGATGGCGATCTGGTGATAAAGCGCAGTGAAATCGTTGAGGAAATCACAACTGTACTGAGGGAATGGCAGTATCTGTACCGCCGACTGTACCTATCGACACATCCTTCCTTCAAGCTGATTCAGAGCAAAATGCTGGAACTGATCAGATTGCGGTCGCAGCTACTGTCCGGCAACCTGCCCGTGGATGAGATGAAGAACATCAAACTGAAGGCCACGAGCGAAATTGACACGGGCAACAAGATCCTAAATCTGGACATGGTGGTACGAGATGACGGTGGCAACATCGTGGATATAGAGCGCACCTCCACCACCCAGCTGTACGAGCATCATCTGAACGCGGTCGATCGGATCAAGCGGGCAAACACTTCCAGCAGCAAGAACCGCAATCTGGATATCGTTAATCGCCATTCGCACAACCTGCTGCTGTCGGTGCACAATTTCGTGTGCCGGTTAAGTGAGGACACGGAGATACTGTTCACACTGTACGATGGCGATGAGATGCGAGCTATAACGGAGAACTACGTGGTGAAGTGGAGTCGCCAGGGCATGGCCGCCGATCTGGATCAGTTCAACAACATTAAGGTGCTGTTCACGGATCTGTCCGGCAATGATTTGAGCCGCAACAAGATATATCTGGTAGCGTACGTCGTGCGGATCGGTGCCATGGACGGGAAGGATACGGATCTGCGGCGCAGCAGCATGGCGAACTCCACGGGCAGCGGGAGCTACAAGTCGCATCGCAATCATCTAACAACGCAGATGAGCAATCCATCCTCGCCAGGACCAGGGGGCGGAGCTGGAGGAGGAAGCAGCACATCCAGCTCCGGTACACCTTCCATCGGGTCGTGTCATTCGTCGAGTGCGAGCAATGAGTTCCATATGCGCCGACCGTTCGGTGTGGCAACATTGGATCTACAGCCGATCATAAAACGTTCCGAAGATTTCAAAAGCGATACGCAGCTCAAAATGCCGTTCATTCCATGCGAAAAGGAACCGCTAGAAACGACACTGCGCAAGCTGATCACTAACAAAGACCTGGGCGAAAAGAGCGATGCGGCGATCTGGATCAGTGTGGACATACTGTTCGGTGACATCAAGCAGGTCCGGGACGAGTACCCGCACCTGGTGCTGGGCAATGTGACGTTCGCTCGCAAAATGGGCTTCCCCGAGGTGATCTTTCCCGGTGACGTGCGAAACGATCTATACCTGACGCTGGTGTCCGGCGAGTTTTCCAAGGGTTCGAAGAGCAGTGACAAAAACATCGAGGTGACGGCGTACGTTTGCAACAAGCACGGTGTCGCCATCCCGGGCGTCATCAGCTACGGTGGGGGAGGAAACGCACTGAACGAGTACAAATCCGTCATTTACTACCACGAGGATCGACCAAAGTGGGGCGAAACGTTTAAGATCGACGTGCCGATCGAGGAGTTCAAGCAGTGCCATTTGCGGTTCACCTTCAAGCACCGCAGCTCGAACGAGGCAAAGGATCGGTCGGAGAAACCGTTCGGCCTGTCCTACGTGCGATTGATGAACGACGATGGCACCACGCTGCAGCACAAACGCCACACGCTGCTGGTGTACAAAATTGATCACAAAAAGTACGACGACGAGACGCAGTTTAACTACCTAAGCCTGCCGTCGCTGGCGGAGGAACTGCCGAACGGGAGCTCCAAACCATCGACCAGCGGGTTCAGTCTCGCGTCGAAAGACAGCTTCATCATCGAAACCAACTTGTGTAGCACCAAGCTGACGCAGAACGTGGACATTCTGGGGCTGCTGAACTGGTCGTCCAGGAAGGAAAAGATGGAAGAATCGCTAAACGCCCTGATGAATGTGCGGTGCGAAGAGGTGGTCAAGTTTCTGCAGGACATTCTGGACGCTCTCTTCAACATACTGGTCTCGAATGACGACCCAGCCAAGTACGATAATTTGGTGTTCAAATGCCTGCTTCGGCTGATCGAGATCGTGTACGACCTGAAGTACCAACACTTTCAGTCCGTGCTCGATCTGTACATCAATGAAAGCTTCTCAGCCACCTTGGCTTACGA aaAACTTATCAATGTAGTACAGACGCACATCCGGAATGCCATAAACAACATTTCGAAGGATCGTGCCATGGCGAACATATACACGGTGAACGAAAATGACGAGGCGCTCTATCGCACCACAAAGTACCTGCAGTACATCATGAAGTTCATCATTCGCTCTCGGCTACTGTTTGCCAATCTGAACCAGGACAAGGACCGGGAGCTGTTCGTCGCTAACCTCGAGGAGCTGCTCGAATCCTTCTCCGAGCTGATCAAGTACCAGAACGACCTGCTCAAGTCGCAGGGTGCACTGCTCAAGTATCTGCACATCATTGCGTCCGATCTGATGCAGGTGTACGATCCGGTCAAGCTGAGCCAGAAAATCGTGGACATTATAACGAACGTACCGACCGGCCGGCTGAACCAATCGAAGATGACATGCATCAAGGATGTGGTCGATTCGAAGCTGTTCAAGCTGCCCAAATGTCGCGCGATTCTGCTGCCCGTGTTCTGTCGGCAGATTAAGGATAAGCTGGAGAGCAAGGAAGAG GTTGCTGAGTGTGTTAATATCATGAACAACATGTTGGAGCTACTGTTCCAGAGCGAAGAGGACATCGGCCCGGTAGACAGTGACATCCGGGACATAATGCTGATTCTGCTGCGAACCGTAATCCAGAGCTCGATCGCGATGGACCGGAGCAATCCGCTCGTCGGCAATCTGGTCGCGATCATGCTCGGGATCTTTCGCAGCATGACCGAGGCGCACTATCAGTGCTATGTGCGCAGCTTCCTGACGAGCTACGATCTGCTCGACTTTCTCACCGAGATCCTGCTCGTGTTCCAGGAGCTGGTCTCGAAGCCAGTCTTCCCGATCGACTGGCTGGACATGATCATGCATCAGAACATGGTGATCCTCGGCAGCTTGCGCCACTTTGCCGCCATCATAATGGATCAGTTTTTCAGCCCGTTCGAGAAGCAGGTCTGGTCGAACTACTTCCAGTGCTCCATCACGTTCCTTACGCAGCCGGCCCTGCAGCTGAATCTGTTCAGCAAGACGAAACAGTCGGTCATACGCAGCACCTATCGCGACATACGGCGGGAGACGGTGTTCGAGATACGGAAGATGTGGTTCAACCTGGGCGAGCACAAGATCATGTTTGTGCCGCGGCTCGTCGGACCGATCCTGGAGATGAGCATGATCCCGGAGGAGGATCTGCGCCGGGCGACCATACCGATCTTCTTCGACATGATGCAGTGCGAGTATTACAGCTCGAAGTACGCGATGGAGAGCTACGGCGATACGAAGCGAAACACGGCCCACATAAAGGGCAATTTCAACGACTTCGAGAAGGAAATCATCGAAAAGCTGGACCACTACATCGAAGGCGGGTACGGCGATGCGGAGTACAAGGATTTGTTTTACGAGATCATGCACGAATCGTGCAGCAACCACGCCACCCTGCAAACGTACGGTGTGCAGTGCGTGCAGGTACTAACCCGGCTGATGGAGAAGCTGCTTGAGTACCGCTGTCTGATACACGATGAGAGTAAGGAAAATCGAATGGCGTGCACGGTAAGCCTGCTGCAGTTCTACTCGGACGTGAATCGGAAGGAGATGTACATTCGCTACGTCGACAAGCTGTACGAGCTGCACATGGAGTTCGACAACTTCACCGAGGCGGCGTACACGCTGAAGCTGCACAGCAATGAGCTGAACTGGGACGAGACGCCGTTGTCGCTGTTGCTGAAATCCAAGCGCCACTATTGCTGCCCCACGCATCGCACCCTGAAGGTGCAGCTGTACCGCAGCATGATCGACCTGTTCGACAAGGGCAAGATGTGGGAATGTGCCATCGATCTGTGCAAGGAGCTGGCCCAGCAGTACGAAAACGAGGTGTACGACTATCTGAGTTTGAGCGAACTGTACAAGAAAATGTCGCAGTTTTACGAAAACATACTGCGTACGACGCGGTACGAATCGATCTACTACCGCGTCACCTTCTACGGTGCCGGATTTCCGGAGTTTTTGCGCAACAAAGAGTTTGTGTATCGGGGCAACGAGTACGAGGATGCAGGATCGTTCAACATGCGCATACTGAGTCAACATCCGCGGGCCGAACTGCTGACAACGCTCACACCCGGCCCGGAGATCCGCGAGTGCGAGGGCCAGTTCATTCAAATCGTCAAAGTTGATCCGGTCAGCCAGGACATACGCTTCGGCGGCAAGAACACGCAAACGATCGCTTCGAATATAGTGAAGTTCTACAAATCGAACAACGTGAGCGAGTTCCAGTTTTCCCGCCCCATACGGGAAAGTGGCGTAAGTGGGGACGATATTGCCGGCACCTCGTACGAGCGCACCATCATGCGGACGACCGATCCTTTGCCGGGCATTCTACGCTGGTTCCCGGTGAAATCTACCGAAACCATCATG ATTTCTCCGATCGAGATGGCTATCGAAACGGTCGATGCAAAGAACCGCGCTATTCGCGAGCTGGTACTGGAGCATCAGAATGACCCTCGGATACCGGTGCACTCGCTAAGCGCCATCATCAAGGGCGTGGTTGATGCCGCTATCAATGGTGGGCTTCCGATCTACGAGGAAGCATTCCTGACGCCCGAATATCTTGAACGCCACCCGGGTGACGATCGTCTTGTGGCGCGTCTGAAGGATCTGATCGCATCCCAGATTCCACTGCTCGAAGtggcattgctgctgcacaagatGAAAACTCCTGCTATCTTGCTACCGTTCCACGATCAGCTCGAGAAATGTTTCGCCACGATTCAGGCGAATGTGGAGGCAAAGTACGGCAAACGGATGACGGATATAAAGATCGACCGCGACGCGGAGGTAACCCTGCGCCGGCACATCTCTGCCAACCAGCCCCAGATGAGCATGGATTCTAGTCGTTTGTCGGAAACGAGCATTGGATCGTCCGA TAGCGGAATCTCGAAGAACCAAAACAGTCGACCAACGACGACTAGTTCGGGAGGTTTCAAAAACACCATCGCCAACTTGGCCAACTTTAACACGGTCAACTTAGCTAG tGACTTCTTCGAGTTCGATCGAATAAGTTTGTCCAGTTTCACGGCAAATGGGTCCGGCGGGAAATTGATTTCCAACCTATCATCCAAGATTGGCACCAAATTGCGACA AACGTCCCTCGGCACATCGCCcggatcgaaggcgaaaaaGGATAAAACGCTCACCAAACGACGATCGAGTCGCAAA ATGGATCGAGAGTCGTTAAGTTTGTCGGTTTCCAACAGTCAATTCTACACTAGTCCCATACCGACGGCAAGCGAGCATAATTCCAGCATCGGCCAATCCGACAGGGACAGTGGCGGTGGTCCGCTCAGTCTGCTATCGCCCACTGGCGCTACAACCACCGTTTCAACGGCAACTACACCAACCAACTCGTTGCCCGTGTTTGAACTAACCGAAGAG TTGCATCCAAAACGACCGCTACGTTCGGAGGTGGAGAAAGAAAAGCGCCTATCGAGACCGCCAAGCATTGCTACTCCCACGATGGGCAGCAGATCActgcctggtggtggtggtgcggctccgaacagcagcaccatgGCAGGCGGCGACAGCAACTCGATCGGTTCCGGTGACAGCAGCAGTAATCGCAATTCAATCATTACCAACGGCTCGACCACCTCGGAAGAGGATAGTGTACCGCCACCATTGCCGCTGAAAACACGAACCGATGGTGACTACAGCATGATGCCGAGTGGTAAGGCGAATGCCGACCAACGGCAGTCGTCGCCAGCTGCCGCCAacatacagcagcagcagcagcagccaagcAATGCAAGCCACTACATAACATTTAAACCACTGATGGGTGGTACAACGGCTGCTGCCGGCGGCACTACTACGGTGGTGGCGGTTAACGCTTCGTACGACGTGGTTGAAACGAGAAATCACAGCGTAATCGTGATCAACTCCAGCTCCTCCACCATCACCGGCTGCAGTAGTCCAACGCCGGCGGGAGGGTACGATGATCGAAAACGGcccccaacaccaccaccgaaaCCGGCACGCAATAGTAAGGTATGA